The Maritimibacter sp. DP1N21-5 DNA window ACCGAGGGGGGGGCGCTGCCCCCCGCACCCCCCGGGATATTTATGAACCAGAGAAGAGGACCCGGGCATGACCGAGAAGGTGAAGGGTCCGGCGTCCTATTTTCCGTCGATCGAGGCGAAATATGGCCAGCCGATCGACCACTGGCTAGGGCTCGTGGCGGGCAAGACCGACATGAAGCATATGGAAATCGTGAACTGGCTGAAGGCCGAGCACGGGCTGGGGCATGGACATGCCAATGCCATCGTCGCCCATCAGCTTGCGAAGAAAGGGTGAGACCATGAAGGACTTCATCATTCCCTCGAAAGAGAGCCTGAACGATGTGGACATGGGCACGCCCAGAAAACAGGGCGCGCCGGTTACGCTGACCATCGACGGTGCGGCGATCACCGTCCCGGAGGGCACGAGCGTCATGCGCGCGGCCTACGAGGCCGGTATCACCGTGCCGAAGCTCTGCGCCACGGACAGTGTCGAGGCCTTCGGGTCCTGCCGGCTTTGCGTGGTCGAGATCGAGGGGCGGCGCGGCACACCCGCCTCCTGCACGACGCCGGTGGCCGAGGGCATGGTGGTGCACACCCAGTCCTCCAAGGTCCGCAAGATCCGCAAGGGGGTGATGGAACTCTACATCTCCGACCACCCGCTCGATTGCCTGACCTGTTCGGCCAATGGCGATTGCGAGTTGCAGGACATGGCCGGGGCCGTGGGCCTGCGCGATGTGCGCTACGAGTACGGCGACAACCACTTCGACCCGACGGGCGACGGGGCGTTGTCGCTGGCGGATGCGCGGCGGCGGTCAGGCGACGTGCCGGGCAACTTCCGCTATTTGCCCAAGGACGAGAGCAATCCCTATTTCACCTACGATCCGTCGAAATGCATCGTCTG harbors:
- a CDS encoding DUF4287 domain-containing protein: MTEKVKGPASYFPSIEAKYGQPIDHWLGLVAGKTDMKHMEIVNWLKAEHGLGHGHANAIVAHQLAKKG